Within Pecten maximus chromosome 15, xPecMax1.1, whole genome shotgun sequence, the genomic segment CCATATATActccacaacatgtacagagaAATCATTATCATGTACCATATATActccacaacatgtacagagaAATCATTATCATGTACCATATATActccacaacatgtacagagaAATCATTATCATCTTTACCAATGTACCATTTATTCCTATAAATAGGACAAAAGGCGGAATATAATCTGATAACCTGATTATTATCAGAAAAGCGTGATAAATTCAATGAAGATCATATGAAACTAACAGCTATATATAGGTAGGTATAATGCTCTGAAAGGTAGCAGAAATTACTGGCATCAGTTAATTATCGGTGAAATTCAACTTCCTGTATTTCTTTTATGTGTAGACAAGTTGTCAGTTGTGGTTTAATTTCCTATCATAGATTTCATGACCATCATAATGACGATCAAACAGAGGCTGTGCTGTCAGTGAGATGGCCACAAACCTACCCAATCCAAGCTTTATACGGAATGATGAAGTTTAACCACTATCTATATAATGTGATCGTGTAGAACTGTTGTGAACAAGTAACCGTCACTGTATTGATATCTACGTACTGCCTGAGAAAATTTAACTGTATTAGGAATTTGCATCATGGGATAATTTCTGTAATTTACTTAAACACAGCACGAAAATTCAGTTATTGTTCCAGTTGTGAAGCACAATCCTTGTAATTTTCTAGGAAGAAATATTGAATACAGTAAGGGTCCCACATGAGTTGGGTAACCAGTTCTCTATGTATATCTGGTACAAACCTTATTTTATACATCAGCAGCTATTCTGCGATGGATTTTCCAGCAAGCATATACAGGTCTTTGAACCCGAGCAGTAATTTAACTACATGTAGAATTGGACAGCCTAATCCCAGATCTAAATCCCATTGGGCATATGTGTGGGACATTCTGCAGACAGTCTCTCTGCCAGAAATGTTCGGCCAAGGACACGGAAAAGATGCTTGTGGAAAGCTTATAATCCCATAAAACTGGATATAAAATCTCATTCAAGCATGCACAGCTGTAAAGATTGGTTTAAACTATGGTGTATTGGAGAGGACTTAAATAGGCttgcctgttgtccaatccaattgttttatagcaataaaatttgttgaaataataTAAACTATGGTGTAGTACTTGTTTTGAATAATACTACTAGTTTGCTTGAATGTTTTACTATACTTGCGTTGTTTAAAGTACTTGTTTTAAGCTGATAATTATAACCATACTGTCTAAAATATTTATCCTACACTTCccaataaaatgtatttataaaatggTTTTGTTTTGATCTTTCAGGTAGTTCCTGGTTCCAGTACACAGCTCAAGTGGCGTGGTTCCATCAGTGGTCAAGTGGCGTGGTTCAGGTAGTTCCTGGTTCCAGTACACAGCTCAGAGCCGTCGGTACAATGAGGAATCCATTGATGTCTCGGCTGACATTTCAGCTCCTGGATTAATATTTGATTGACCAATATTGAGTTTAGAGTTGTGTCCGACATCTCTACACCCTGTGACAAGGTTTCGCCTGATTGAGATGATTCCAGACCATTTAACAATGGAATCCAGTCAGGCCCCATCGTACATGGAAACTGTTCAAGTGACATCATCGACTACTTCTAGCATCCACGTGGCATGGGAGGTCAACCATGACACAAGCTCTCATGTGGAAGGATTCCGCGTCCACTATCAGAAAGTGGCCAGCACCTACGTACAGTATGGGCCAATGCTTTCAGCATCTATTGGACAATACAGTATTCAGAATCTTGTGGCAGACACCTACTACAAAGTGTGTCTTGTGATGTACCGTAATGACACTCAGCCCATTCGCGAGTGTGTGGATGCATCCACAACTAACTGGCATATCCCGGTGTCCATCGGCAGCAGTATCGGTGCCATCCTAGCTCTGTCTATGATCGTTCTTGTGGTCCTTGTGTCTAGATGTCCATCAGTGGTCAAGTGGCGTGGTAAACAGTACAAAAAATCACAGAAATATGACAGCATGTCATCACATTACCATGACGACCATTTTGAATTTAGTGACACAGCAACACACGGACACGAGGATGAATTTGTGTCGGAGTTTGATCCGTGTAATGAATATTCCTTTGAAAATGCTCATAACAACTCTCATTCAAAGGAACATCGAAGCACAGATAAAATGTGTAACGGGAACAGAAATCATGTTTCCAGTATATCTCACTCCCAGGCCACCAAATACATGGGGGCCCGGCCCAAGGTCTACATCCCCAGTCACTACCCACACCATTCCTACCATGGGCACCAAACCAACTCCAGCCTTGCACATTCCATCGAACGTCAGCAGAGCCTTGACCTGGGTCAAAGGGAAGACCTCAATCATAACCACCATCACAGCTCTGGAGTgcatcaccaccaccatcaccaccaccaccataaTTCCGGAGCACACCATCATCACAGCTCCGGAGTGACGCTCACAAGTCCGGTGCAATCCTATGGGCCCGCTGAACTGGAGTCTAATTCGGCGTATATTCGCCCAGATGAAGGTCCTGAGGAGATTGTGTACAGTGAGGCCCGTGCCTCCAGCCCACCTAATGCAATACTGCAAAGCGCAACAGACTATGAAATGAAAGAGATCAAAAAGTCGTGTTCTCAAGAAAACTGTGTGGCCGCAGGGATCATAGATCACCA encodes:
- the LOC117343603 gene encoding probable zinc transporter protein DDB_G0269332 yields the protein MIPDHLTMESSQAPSYMETVQVTSSTTSSIHVAWEVNHDTSSHVEGFRVHYQKVASTYVQYGPMLSASIGQYSIQNLVADTYYKVCLVMYRNDTQPIRECVDASTTNWHIPVSIGSSIGAILALSMIVLVVLVSRCPSVVKWRGKQYKKSQKYDSMSSHYHDDHFEFSDTATHGHEDEFVSEFDPCNEYSFENAHNNSHSKEHRSTDKMCNGNRNHVSSISHSQATKYMGARPKVYIPSHYPHHSYHGHQTNSSLAHSIERQQSLDLGQREDLNHNHHHSSGVHHHHHHHHHHNSGAHHHHSSGVTLTSPVQSYGPAELESNSAYIRPDEGPEEIVYSEARASSPPNAILQSATDYEMKEIKKSCSQENCVAAGIIDHQEEHTL